The Scomber scombrus chromosome 5, fScoSco1.1, whole genome shotgun sequence genome window below encodes:
- the si:dkey-202g17.3 gene encoding amino acid transporter heavy chain SLC3A2, translating into MPLNAGDTGYGSVPAPGLSSSVGGSESAPLLIPEPDVVQQWRPLSKQELEVAAGGPGWRKVRCYLVALFWLAWLAILATSIAIIVKSPRPVAKPLKWWQKSLFYQLQPDMFLEEKKEGSGGINVLCEQLPYLRSLGIGALILEGLFDKEASPLNITVTGKSLGTLPEIEHLLRECSKAGLKVVLDFCELEDVADEPLKPSETVQRALRFWLEHGVAGFSICDTDAAYSEKTLSMWRGVFKEFSSEEEERIVVVKQTRDVLPPLNNSSQVNVTLVDLVIRSILPTSPQLNSAQEVADAIETRLQIPGDIWPSWTVGGKASYDLKKLLLVLIMTLPGSPAVQYDEDLNQTQDKDKMKRSAVALFNSLSHSRAREEALLYGNFTFLPFNSSSNSTSNSTLSSPTSPPILAFLRSWGCVHFLILLNVGPELHALDPAWAPSLPAAGVFVTSTGMDRLGSTSLYTLELQPHEAIVIKLFEAGSYS; encoded by the exons ATGCCTCTGAACGCCGGGGACACCGGGTACGGCAGCGTGCCAGCTCCCGGCCTGTCTAGCAGTGTGGGCGGCTCAGAGTCAGCCCCGCTGCTCATCCCCGAACCAGATGTGGTGCAGCAGTGGCGGCCCTTGAGCAAGCAGGAGCTGGAGGTCGCAGCGGGGGGTCCGGGCTGGAGAAAAGTGCGGTGTTACCTGGTGGCGCTGTTCTGGCTGGCCTGGTTGGCCATTCTCGCCACCTCCATCGCCATCATAGTGAAGAGCCCCCGGCCGGTGGCAAAACCTCTCAAGTGGTGGCAGAAATCCCTCTTCTACCAGCTGCAGCCCGACATGTTtctggaggagaagaaagaggggtCAGGGGGCATTAACG tgctgtGTGAGCAGCTTCCCTATCTGAGGTCCTTAGGAATAGGGGCTCTAATCCTGGAGGGCTTGTTTGATAAGGAGGCATCTCCTTTAAACATCACTGTAACTGGTAAAAGCTTGGGAACGTTGCCAGAGATCGAGCATCTGCTTAGGGAATGCAGCAAAGCAG GTCTCAAAGTGGTGTTGGACTTCTGTGAACTGGAAGATGTAGCAGACGAGCCATTGAAACCCTCAGAAACAGTACAG CGTGCACTTCGGTTCTGGTTGGAGCATGGTGTAGCAGGTTTTTCGATCTGTGACACAGATGCAGCATATTCTGAAAAG actCTGTCAATGTGGAGAGGTGTTTTCAAGGAGTTCAGcagcgaggaggaggaaag GATTGTGGTTGTAAAACAGACGAGAGATGTTCTGCCTCCTCTAAACAACTCCAGCCAGGTCAACGTTACGTTGGTGGACTTGGTCATTAGGTCAATACTGCCGACATCACCTCAACTCAACTCTGCACAGGAAGTGGCAGATGCAATAGAGACACGCCTGCAAATACCAGGAGATATATGGCCCAGTTGGACA GTTGGGGGAAAAGCATCTTATGACTTGAAGAAATTACTCCTGGTGTTAATAATGACCTTGCCAGGGTCACCCGCAGTTCAGTATGATGAGGACCTGAACCAAACACAG GACAAGGACAAGATGAAGCGTTCGGCTGTAGCTCTCTTCAACTCCCTCAGTCACTCCAGAGCCAGAGAAGAAGCTCTTCTTTATGGGAACTTCACTTTCCTCCCCTTCAACTCCTCCTCAAACTCCACTTCCAActccactctctcctctcctacaTCTCCCCCAATCCTTGCTTTCCTGCGCTCCTGGGGCTGTGTCCACTTCCTCATTCTGCTCAATGTTGGTCCTGAGCTTCATGCTCTGGATCCCGCCTGGGCCCCCAGTTTACCCGCGGCTGGCGTGTTTGTTACCAGCACAGGAATGGACCGGCTTGGGTCTACATCTCTGTACACGCTTGAACTGCAGCCCCATGAAGCCATCGTCATCAAACTGTTTGAGGCAGGAAGCTACTCATAG